From one Cyprinus carpio isolate SPL01 chromosome B3, ASM1834038v1, whole genome shotgun sequence genomic stretch:
- the LOC109048345 gene encoding ras-related protein Rab-3D-like isoform X2 produces the protein MAGSEGCAPRMASVTDSRHQPSQKDAADQNFDYMFKILIIGNSSVGKTSFLFRYADDSFTSAFVSTVGIDFKVKTVFRNNKRIKLQIWDTAGQERYRTITTAYYRGAMGFLLMYDITNQDSFNAVQDWATQIKTYSWDNAQVILVGNKCDLEDDRLIPTEDSQRLARELGFQFFEASAKDNINVKQVFECLVDVICEKMNESMEGDGQVSNHKDSSPQDTSSEGHSGCVC, from the exons ATGGCCGGTTCTGAAGGTTGTGCTCCGAGG ATGGCATCAGTGACCGACTCGCGTCACCAGCCGTCACAGAAAGACGCAGCTGACCAAAACTTCGACTACATGTTCAAAATTCTCATCATCGGCAACAGCAGCGTCGGTAAAACCAGCTTCCTGTTTCGCTACGCGGACGATTCCTTCACTTCAGCCTTCGTCAGCACGGTGGGAATCGACTTTAAGGTCAAAACCGTTTTTCGCAACAACAAGAGGATCAAACTGCAGATTTGG GACACAGCCGGACAGGAGCGCTACAGAACCATCACTACAGCGTATTACAGAGGAGCCATGGGCTTCCTGCTAATGTACGACATCACAAACCAGGACTCATTCAACGCCGTTCAGGACTg GGCCACTCAGATAAAGACATACTCGTGGGATAATGCACAGGTGATACTGGTGGGCAACAAGTGTGACCTGGAAGATGACCGACTCATTCCCACAGAGGACAGTCAGAGACTGGCTCGGGAACTCG GTTTCCAGTTTTTCGAGGCCAGCGCCAAAGACAACATAAATGTGAAGCAAGTTTTTGAGTGTCTGGTGGATGTGATATGtgagaagatgaatgaaagtatgGAAGGAGACGGTCAGGTGTCCAACCACAAAGACTCCAGTCCGCAGGACACGTCCTCTGAGGGACACAGCGGCTGTGTCTGCTAA
- the LOC109048345 gene encoding ras-related protein Rab-3D-like isoform X1 → MFAEKRVKRKKKNCCSGRSWKLCKHFRSGSSVTSARAHTHTHTFTERVCYIRVSTRGGSPGSFTGAEDKAPSIRVKMASVTDSRHQPSQKDAADQNFDYMFKILIIGNSSVGKTSFLFRYADDSFTSAFVSTVGIDFKVKTVFRNNKRIKLQIWDTAGQERYRTITTAYYRGAMGFLLMYDITNQDSFNAVQDWATQIKTYSWDNAQVILVGNKCDLEDDRLIPTEDSQRLARELGFQFFEASAKDNINVKQVFECLVDVICEKMNESMEGDGQVSNHKDSSPQDTSSEGHSGCVC, encoded by the exons ATGTTTGCAGAAAAGCGTgtaaagaggaagaaaaagaactGCTGTTCGGGACGGAGCTGGAAGCTGTGTAAACACTTCAGATCCGGGAGCTCCGTTACGtccgcgcgcgcacacacacacacacacacattcaccgaACGAGTTTGTTACATACGCGTTTCCACGCGAGGAGGAAGTCCCGGTAGCTTTACCGGAGCAGAAGATAAAGCACCGAGTATCCGTGTGAAG ATGGCATCAGTGACCGACTCGCGTCACCAGCCGTCACAGAAAGACGCAGCTGACCAAAACTTCGACTACATGTTCAAAATTCTCATCATCGGCAACAGCAGCGTCGGTAAAACCAGCTTCCTGTTTCGCTACGCGGACGATTCCTTCACTTCAGCCTTCGTCAGCACGGTGGGAATCGACTTTAAGGTCAAAACCGTTTTTCGCAACAACAAGAGGATCAAACTGCAGATTTGG GACACAGCCGGACAGGAGCGCTACAGAACCATCACTACAGCGTATTACAGAGGAGCCATGGGCTTCCTGCTAATGTACGACATCACAAACCAGGACTCATTCAACGCCGTTCAGGACTg GGCCACTCAGATAAAGACATACTCGTGGGATAATGCACAGGTGATACTGGTGGGCAACAAGTGTGACCTGGAAGATGACCGACTCATTCCCACAGAGGACAGTCAGAGACTGGCTCGGGAACTCG GTTTCCAGTTTTTCGAGGCCAGCGCCAAAGACAACATAAATGTGAAGCAAGTTTTTGAGTGTCTGGTGGATGTGATATGtgagaagatgaatgaaagtatgGAAGGAGACGGTCAGGTGTCCAACCACAAAGACTCCAGTCCGCAGGACACGTCCTCTGAGGGACACAGCGGCTGTGTCTGCTAA